TTCCAGCTTTAGACCACCACGGCTAACATATTTTAATTTGTCTTTAATACGAATATTAAGATCATCATTGTCCTTAAACATTGTTCCAGCTTTTGTTACAACTTGCTCATTTACAATAACGTTTCCAACCATTATTTCACGTTTAGCTTTTTCTCTTGTTTCAAAAAACTCTCGTTCTACTAGGATTAAATCCAGTCTTTTTTTCATCGTTTTCTCTTTCCAGTTTTTTATAAATAAAAGATAACTTATAATAAATCATATCCCTTATTTTTCTATTTATTTTTTATTACTAAAATCATATTTATAAAAAATAATTTATAAACTTATTCATTTTACCACATTTTAAGGCATTTTTCAAATTTTTAAGTAAAAAGAAAAAGAAAAAATCACAGCCAATATAACTGCGATTTATTCCAAATTTTTTTTACCCTAATATATATCCTTTGAATAAAAGTCCTATAACAATTCCAAGAATACTTCCCCAAAATACTTCTACTGGTGTATGTCCAAGAAGCTCTTTAAATTTTTCATTAATTATTTCTATACCTTCATGATGTTCAATAGCTTGCACCAATGTATTTAAAGCTCTTGCATGTTTCCCAGCCTGCTGTCTTACTCCTGTTGCATCGTATAGTACAATTCCTGCAAATACCATAGAAATTGCAAATTCAATTGAACTAAATCCTTTTAGTAAAAATACACCTGTCACAAGGGAAACAACCGTTGAGGCGTGGGAACTTGGCATTCCACCTGTCTGGATAAGTCTTGCCCACTGGGGTTTCTGTCCCTTGAATACAGGAAAAAAAACTTTGTAAAACTGTGCTGAAAAGCATGAAATCGCCGCAACATCAAGAAGTCTATTTCCAAACAGTATTCCTCCACTCATTTACTTTTTCCTCTCTATTTTCCTTAAAAAATTTACTTTTTATTTTTTTTACTTTTTCTAAATTCATTAAATTCAGGCGTAATTTTTGCATCCTTTGTAGTTTTAGGCTTGAAAAATATTAACACACTTCCTATTTTATCTACAAATACTGATTTTGTTTTTTGAGCAATTTCAGTTGCCATTTCCCTGTCAAATTCAACTGATGAATTTTGCAAGATTTTTACCTTTATCAATTCTCTTTTTTTCACAACTTCAGAAATTGATTTTAATACATTTTCATCAATTCCATCTTTCCCAATTCTTACAATTGGATCCAGATTATGTGCTAATTTCTTTAAAAAAGCTCTCTCTTTACTTGAAAGCTGTATCATTCTAAACCTCCATTATAATTGGTAAAATAATAGGCTCTCTATCTGTTTCTTTATTTAGGAACTCTCCTATTTTTGCTCTTATTCTCTGTTTAATCTTACCAATCTCTTTTATTCCTTCGTTTTCCATACTGCTAAGTTCCATCTTAACTAGTTCTTTTGTTTCAGACAATAAACTTTCTGCATCTTTATTATACACAAAACCTCGTGTTACAAGCTCAACTTGTTTATTAAATTTCCCATTTTTATATTGAGAAATTGAAATGATTACTATTCCATCATCTGCCAAATTTTGTCTATCTTTCAACACAGCATTTCCAATATCTCCGATTCCAAATCCATCAATAAATGTTGCACCACTAGGTACCTTTCCAACGTTTCTAAATTGACTCTTAGATAATTCTAATTTTGCACCATTTTCTGACAAAATAACATTTTTTTCAGGTACTCCAACAGCCATTGCCAGTTCCTTATGTTTTTTTATCATTGCATATTCACCATGTACAGGCAAAAAGAACTTAGGTTTTACAAGATTTATCATTAATTTTTGCTCTTCTTGGCAACCATGGCCTGATACGTGTATCCCGATTCCTTTTTCAAATACAACGTTTGCTTCACGTTTCATAAGCTGATTTATATTTTTAGTCGCAGCCTTTTCATTTCCTGGAATAGGTGTTGCTGAAATTACAACTGTATCCCCTTCCCTTAATGAGATATATTTGTGTGTGCCATTAGCTATTCTTGAAAGTGCTGCAAGTGGTTCTCCTTGTGTTCCTGTACACAAAATAAGTACTTTATCAGCTGGATAAGTTTCAACTTTATCAATATCAATCATTATATCTTTTGGTATCTTCAAATACCCAAGATTTGAACAGATTTCAAATATTTTTACCATGCTTCTTCCATCAATTGCGATTTTTCTTCCATTTTTTTCTGCAATATTTACAATTTGCTGCAATCTATGCACATGCGAAGCAAATGCCGCCAAAATAATTCTTCCGTTAGCCTTTACAAACTCATCTTTCAGACTTTCCCCAACTGTTCTTTCTGATGGTGTAAATCCAGGCACTTGTGCATTTGTACTGTCTGAAAGCAGTAAATCAACACCTTCCTCACCTAATTGAGCCAATCTTCCAAAATCAAATCCTTCTCCATCAACTGGCGTTAAATCTACTTTAAAATCTCCAGAATGCAAA
This window of the Leptotrichia massiliensis genome carries:
- a CDS encoding divergent PAP2 family protein; this encodes MSGGILFGNRLLDVAAISCFSAQFYKVFFPVFKGQKPQWARLIQTGGMPSSHASTVVSLVTGVFLLKGFSSIEFAISMVFAGIVLYDATGVRQQAGKHARALNTLVQAIEHHEGIEIINEKFKELLGHTPVEVFWGSILGIVIGLLFKGYILG
- the yhbY gene encoding ribosome assembly RNA-binding protein YhbY, whose amino-acid sequence is MIQLSSKERAFLKKLAHNLDPIVRIGKDGIDENVLKSISEVVKKRELIKVKILQNSSVEFDREMATEIAQKTKSVFVDKIGSVLIFFKPKTTKDAKITPEFNEFRKSKKNKK
- a CDS encoding ribonuclease J, yielding MSEKEKAEFGNQTFKRNFSKKEDINKIKSGMKRFRKKSTNRRHLDEKNETRYIPRVNDRNRHIDRKVDGKEKEEKMYVIPLGGIEEVGKNMTAFQYKDEIIVVDAGLTFPEDEHLGIDVIIPDFSYLESNRHKIKGLLLTHGHEDHIGAIPYFYQKLGTENIPMYGGRLTLALAKAKFEKKDAKLPKEKVISGRTILKVSKYFTVEFISVTHSIADCYAICIKTPAATILHSGDFKVDLTPVDGEGFDFGRLAQLGEEGVDLLLSDSTNAQVPGFTPSERTVGESLKDEFVKANGRIILAAFASHVHRLQQIVNIAEKNGRKIAIDGRSMVKIFEICSNLGYLKIPKDIMIDIDKVETYPADKVLILCTGTQGEPLAALSRIANGTHKYISLREGDTVVISATPIPGNEKAATKNINQLMKREANVVFEKGIGIHVSGHGCQEEQKLMINLVKPKFFLPVHGEYAMIKKHKELAMAVGVPEKNVILSENGAKLELSKSQFRNVGKVPSGATFIDGFGIGDIGNAVLKDRQNLADDGIVIISISQYKNGKFNKQVELVTRGFVYNKDAESLLSETKELVKMELSSMENEGIKEIGKIKQRIRAKIGEFLNKETDREPIILPIIMEV